The following DNA comes from Candidatus Eremiobacterota bacterium.
GCGGCCGCTGGTCCGACTATCTGGCGATGCTGGTGGAGCCGGTGCTCGTCCCGGTGCGCCGCGTCATCCCGCCGCTCGGGGGGCTCGACCTCTCGTTCCTGGTCGTGATCATCGTGATCCAGCTCGTCGACCAGAGCATCGTGCAGCAGCAGATACGCAGCGCGTGTTTCCTCT
Coding sequences within:
- a CDS encoding YggT family protein is translated as MCSIWELVDWIFKLYIVVMIVYAVVSWVPSIRGRWSDYLAMLVEPVLVPVRRVIPPLGGLDLSFLVVIIVIQLVDQSIVQQQIRSACFLY